The Balaenoptera musculus isolate JJ_BM4_2016_0621 chromosome 6, mBalMus1.pri.v3, whole genome shotgun sequence nucleotide sequence TAGTCCCAGTGAAATTTCATCTGAAGTCCAGTATGCAACAGGAGAGACAAATGCCAAAGAGAATGAAAACTCCTCTCCAATGAGTGGGCCATTTGGGGTATTCTCAACTATCTCTACTGCTGTTCAGAGCACAGGAAAGAGTGTTATCACTGGGGGTTTGGATGCCTTAGAATTCATTGGGAAAAAGACAATGGATGTAATAGCAGAAGGGGATCCTGGATTTAAAAGAACCAAGGGTCTGATGAACAGGACTTCCACACTGTCTCAGGTTTTACGagaggcaaaggagaaagaagagctaTGGACTGCCAATGAGGTTACCATGGAAATGGGCAAGAAAACTCATTATGGGCTACTCTTTGATGAATTTCAGGGCCTTTCACATCTAGAAGCTCTGGAGATGCTCTCCcgagaaagtgaaataaaggtgAAATCTATTCTTAATTCTCTAAGTGGAGAAGAATTAGAGACTCTAAAATTTGAATTGGAGCAACTCAAAGAAGCATTTTCCCTAGCAGAGTTctgtgaggaagaggaggaagagaagaaaggggatGAAGACTTTACCAAAGAGATAACAGAGCTATTTTCCCAGCTGCATGTCTCCTCCAAACCGGAGAAACTTAGTAGGGCAAGAAATACAGCCTGTGAATGGATCAGGACATCTCTGGCCAAACCattagaagagaaggaagaaggaaaaaaacagttgGAAGCAGAAAAAATTCAGCAACTCAATAACAATTCAATAGAGGATATCCATGCATTTGCAATCCGGAGCCTAGCAGAATTGACTGCCTGCTTAATTGAACTGTTTCACAAAACAGCGGCTCTGGTTCTGCATGGCAGGAAGCAGGAAGTAACAGCCATAGAAAGGAGCAGAGCCCTTTCCCAGATGACAGTTGTGTTGTGTAAAGAGTTGTCCTCTCTGTCTAAAGAGTTCACCACCTGCCTAACAACTGCTGGGGTCAAGGAAAAGGCAGATGTCCTTAATCCATTAATCACTGCAGTATTTCTAGAGGCATCAAACAGTGCTTCCTACATTCAGGATGCCTTTCAGCTACTTTTACCTGTGCTGGAGATCTCTCGTATTGAGAACAAGACTGAATTACCAGAGGCATGAGCTACAGGTCCAGAGGCTTTTGTCAGAACACTGAAGAATAGAGAAGATTCTACCTGAGACTTGTGATGGCCAAGAAATGCCACTGTCTTCTGGGTACCCCTGGAGAAGTGAGGGAGAAATGTTATTTTAGTACATAAAATCCAGGCAGGAGAGCAGGTTTAAGGAAGTTTGTTGCCTTCACTGGTTGGCTGAAGTATTCAGGTCCTCACACTGCTCTTCCCAGttgttataattaataaattatatgaaaagaaattttatagaaagttaaaaaataatagctcaTAAGGTTAAGGGGACACTCAGGCAAAAATATTGGTCTTTCTTTGACAAGATgcaaaacactaaaaattttGCAATGGCTGTAATTTTTCAGTCCATAGATGTAATTTGTTGTTAagcaagaggaaaaggaattcaGTATTCTGCAATTCAGGTGCTTGATCTATTAatgccattttctttctcctctctataATAAAATCTATGGCTTTAAGAAAACTGAGTATATATAAACTCTGTAATGATTACCCTTTATTACATGAATTCTTGGAATTGCTTAGAAAGTTTCATCTCCTCTTCAATTCTCAGTAGATATTTGGCATTGAGGAGAAGCTTATAGAATATACTTAGAGCCACATGAATGAACTGTAGCAAAGTTCCCTTTGGCTTCAAATTGCTTTCCCACCGCAAGATGACAAGCTTCAAGTTGTAGTTGACCCCCCTTTGTGGGATTCAAGACCAATAAGTGCAATTTAGAGAAACAGTTTCATGTTTGCAGATATTCTGAGTCTCCAGGATGTTTTTCATGCATACCCTATATGCAGGATAAATTCTGTAATAGCCAACTCCAAAGGAGTTTTGAAGCTGTTTCAGTGATGGGGATTTTGTTGTTTGAATATTGTTGAAGTGGACTGTAGAGTCCCATAGAAACGATGTTCATGTATAACAGGATTAAGACAGTttattcttcctcattcttttttgtttcttttaatgtattctttagcatgtttataaatataacttttatcttTCATATCTTAAGCCTTCTTTTGCTTTCCTCAACAATTTAAAAGACTTATAAGTTATCTTCTTCCTAAAAGCTATTTTGGTatccactcttttaaaaaaaagttctccaaCTTTATGGTTTTTAATGATTCAGGTAACTTTTGTGAGCTCTGCCCCTTATCTTTTAaaacctttaaataaaatataataatcgtgaaaaaaaaaaacaaacccaaaa carries:
- the LOC118897031 gene encoding protein FAM114A2-like, which codes for MSDKDDIETEVITETTSILEDENCEPTKNFESVDQSAKSESKSEPVASTRKRPESKPSSDLETSDVLPVQTSQAAGKETVSKDVPQTGWGYWGSWGKSLLSSASATVATVGQGISNVIEKAETSLGIPSPSEISSEVQYATGETNAKENENSSPMSGPFGVFSTISTAVQSTGKSVITGGLDALEFIGKKTMDVIAEGDPGFKRTKGLMNRTSTLSQVLREAKEKEELWTANEVTMEMGKKTHYGLLFDEFQGLSHLEALEMLSRESEIKVKSILNSLSGEELETLKFELEQLKEAFSLAEFCEEEEEEKKGDEDFTKEITELFSQLHVSSKPEKLSRARNTACEWIRTSLAKPLEEKEEGKKQLEAEKIQQLNNNSIEDIHAFAIRSLAELTACLIELFHKTAALVLHGRKQEVTAIERSRALSQMTVVLCKELSSLSKEFTTCLTTAGVKEKADVLNPLITAVFLEASNSASYIQDAFQLLLPVLEISRIENKTELPEA